The Quercus lobata isolate SW786 chromosome 9, ValleyOak3.0 Primary Assembly, whole genome shotgun sequence region CAGCTGCCACTGCTCCTGCCGCAGCTGCCACTGCTTCTGCTGCAGCAGCTGCTGCTGCCCCTCCTGCTGCTGCTGCAGATACTGCTGCCGCTGCAGCTGCCACGGCCACGGCTGTTCCTGCAGCTGCCACGGCCATCCCTGCAGCAGCCGCCGCCACTGCTCCTGCAGCTGCCGCTGCCGCTCCTGCAGCTGCCGCCGCCACTCCTGCTGCTGCTGCAGCTGCTCCTGCTGCTGCTGCAGCT contains the following coding sequences:
- the LOC115961933 gene encoding ice-structuring protein 4-like; its protein translation is MIYDESIPGIHLLDTKAAGVAAAAAAPAPAAAATAPAAAATASAAAAAAAPPAAAADTAAAAAATATAVPAAATAIPAAAAATAPAAAAAAPAAAAATPAAAAAAPAAAAAAPDAAAAAAAPSSSVGGF